From one Verrucomicrobiota bacterium genomic stretch:
- a CDS encoding divalent-cation tolerance protein CutA: MNDAIVIQCTASSRDEARGIARALLEAKRAACVSLAGEVESHYWWQGAIESATEVLMLIKTARGQFDAVCETILAHHSYEVPEIIALPVVTGHEPYLRWLDESVRDRGGES; the protein is encoded by the coding sequence GTGAACGACGCGATCGTCATCCAGTGCACGGCGTCGTCGAGAGACGAGGCGCGGGGGATCGCCCGCGCGTTGCTCGAGGCGAAGCGTGCCGCGTGCGTGAGCCTGGCGGGCGAGGTGGAGTCGCACTACTGGTGGCAAGGGGCGATTGAGTCGGCAACAGAGGTGCTCATGCTCATCAAGACGGCGCGCGGGCAATTCGACGCCGTGTGCGAGACGATCCTGGCGCATCACAGCTACGAGGTGCCGGAGATCATCGCACTGCCCGTCGTGACGGGCCACGAGCCGTATCTGCGCTGGCTCGATGAGTCGGTGCGGGACCGCGGGGGCGAGTCATGA
- a CDS encoding CDP-alcohol phosphatidyltransferase family protein: protein MTTATRITIARFFFAPPLVVAVCGAVWWPEHALAMRVAAMVLFGVGALTDFLDGFVARRFGQETRLGAALDPMADKVLLWAAIWSLWACQSAYNAVPAWYPAIVTLNDAMLGVGFVAVRRRIDPDRMRAMIWGKAATVGQIVVVAWLLPRLPGVGALVIVAGAMTAFSGTAYVTRALQLMDRTTVRVKDSTA from the coding sequence GTGACCACCGCGACCCGGATTACTATCGCCCGGTTCTTCTTCGCACCGCCGCTGGTGGTGGCCGTCTGCGGCGCCGTCTGGTGGCCCGAGCACGCGCTCGCCATGCGTGTTGCGGCCATGGTCCTCTTCGGAGTCGGGGCGCTGACCGATTTCCTTGACGGGTTTGTCGCCCGCCGTTTCGGCCAGGAGACACGGCTCGGCGCGGCGCTCGATCCGATGGCGGACAAGGTGCTTCTGTGGGCGGCGATCTGGTCGCTCTGGGCGTGCCAGAGCGCATACAACGCGGTGCCGGCGTGGTATCCGGCGATCGTGACGCTCAACGACGCTATGCTCGGCGTGGGCTTTGTCGCCGTGCGGCGGCGCATCGACCCCGATCGGATGCGCGCCATGATCTGGGGCAAGGCGGCCACCGTAGGCCAGATCGTCGTCGTCGCGTGGCTGCTGCCACGGCTGCCGGGCGTCGGCGCGTTGGTCATTGTCGCCGGGGCGATGACGGCTTTCTCTGGCACGGCGTACGTGACGCGCGCCCTGCAACTGATGGACAGAACGACCGTACGAGTAAAGGATTCCACCGCGTGA